TTAATAATGGAGATGCTGATTAGGTTCTTTTTGTTAACCTCTCGTGGAGCATTCAGGCAGGTCCCTGATTCCAGTTTGCCGTTGACGATATAGACTACGTTCAGCGCTTGCGCCGCTGTTGGAACAACCTTACTGTAGGCAGGTGAAAGTGCGGAAATATTCTCCCAGGCTTGTTGCCGGGCATAAGGCCTTGTGATCAAAATGACCATCTTGCATGAATCGGGGCCTGTGCCATAAAGGATTTGTGATCCCGGTTTCTTTTCTATCCTAAACTCACAAAGATCATTAGGTTCTACCTTCATGGCCTCAATGGAGGGATATTTCACCCCATCCATGTAGTATTCCGGGACGTTGAGCGTATCTGGCTGTGAAGGGAGCGACCGGCCTATAACTGTCTGTTGGGCGTGGCTGTCTAAAAAAAAGAATAAAATGCTGCTCAGTAATAATAGGCATCGGTTCATCTAAAGGTGATTTCTCTCAATAATAATTAATAAAATAACACAGGCATCTGCATAAAAGAAAGGCGGCAGGTATAATACCCGCCGCCAGACCAGATTATCTGCTAATAAATCAGACTTATTTCTTCACATCAAACCTGTCAAGGTTCATCACTTTTGTCCATGCTGCTACGAAGTCTTTGACAAATTTTTCTTTTGCATCGCCGCTGCCGTATACTTCTGCCACTGCTCTCAGTTCGGAGTTGGAACCGAATACCAGGTCGGCGCGGGTGCCTGTCCAGTTAGGTTTGCCGGTTTTACGGTCATAACCCTGGTAGCGTTCTTTATCTTCTGAAGCAGCTTTCCAGGCAGTGTTCATGTCCAGCAGATTTACAAAGAAATCGTTGGTAAGTGTGCCTGGATTTTTGGTAAATACGCCGTTGGCAGAGCCATCAGCATTGGTATTGAGTACACGCATACCACCTACCAGCACTGTCATTTCAGGAACGGAGAGGGTAAGTAATTGTGCTTTATCTACCAGCAGGGCTTCTGTAGAAACCAGGCGGGAGTAGCGTTTGCGGTAGTTACGGAAACCATCGGCTACACGTTCCAGGTGGCCAACAGATTCAACATCCGTCTGTTCCTGGGTAGCGTCCATACGGCCAGGGGTAAATGGCACGGTGATGTTGGTGCCGGCATCTTTAGCCGCTTTTTCTACCGCTACATTACCAGCGAGTACGATCAGGTCAGCGATGGAGATCTTTTTACCGCCAGTTTGTGCTTTGTTGAATTCCTGCTGGATAGCTTCCAGTTTGTCCAGCACATTGGATAGCTGCACCGGGTTATTCACTTCCCAGTCTTTCTGTGGTGCCAGGCGGATACGAGCGCCATTGGCGCCACCGCGTTTATCTGAGCCACGGAAAGTGGAGGCAGAAGCCCAGGCTGTAGATACCAGCTGTGGAACGGTGAGTCCGGAGGCCAGCACTTTAGCTTTCAGTGCTTCTGCGTCTTTGCTGTCAACCAGCGGGTGGTCTACTGCAGGGATAGGATCCTGCCATATCAGCACTTCGGAAGGAACGTCTTTACCGAGGTAGCGGGCACGCGGGCCCATATCGCGGTGGGTCAGTTTAAACCATGCACGTGCAAAGGCATCTGCGAACGCATCCGGATTTTCAAGGAAGTGACGGGAGATCTTTTCATATGCAGGATCGAATCTTAAAGAGAGGTCAGTGGTGAGCATGGTAGGCTTATGCTTTTTGGAAGCATCGAAAGCAAACGGGATGATATCATCCGCATCTTTTGCCACCCATTGGTTAGCACCGGCAGGGCTCTTGGTTAATTCGTATTCGTATGCGAAGAGGTTTTCGAAGAAGTTGTTGCTCCATTGGGTAGGCGTTTTTGTCCAGGTAACTTCGAGTCCGCTGGTGATGGCATCGGCGCCTACGCCGGAGCCGTAGCTATTGCGCCATCCGAGGCCTTGTTCTTCGAGGCCTGCGGCTTCGGGTTCTTTGCCTACATGGTCTGCAGGAGCGGCGCCATGTGTTTTACCGAAGCTGTGGCCACCGGCGATGAGGGCAACGGTTTCCTCATCATTCATGGCCATGCGGCCGAAGGTATCGCGGATATCTTTCGCCGCGGCGATAGGATCGGGGTTACCGTCCGGTCCTTCGGGGTTTACATATATAAGACCCATCTGCACAGCAGCGAGTGGATTTTCGAGATTGCGGCCGTGCATCTGGCCATCACCTTTATCATCAGCAATTACGACACCACCATCTTTTACAACACCTTCATCACCGCCTGCGTAGCGGATATCGCCGCCGAGCCAGGTTGTTTCTGCGCCCCAGTAAACGTCGGTATCAGGTTCCCATACATCCGGGCGTCCGCCGGCGAAGCCAAAGGTTTTGAAGCCCATTGATTCGAGGGCGATGTTGCCGGTAAGGATCAGGAGATCGGCCCAGGAGAGGTTGCGACCATATTTTTGTTTGATAGGCCAGAGGAGTCGGCGGGCTTTATCCAGGCTAACATTATCCGGCCAGCTGTTGAGCGGGGCGAAGCGTTGTTGTCCGGCTCCGGCGCCACCGCGGCCGTCACCTACGCGGTAGGTACCTGCGCTGTGCCACGCCATACGGATAAACAATGGACCATAGTGCCCAAAATCGGCAGGCCACCAATC
This window of the Chitinophaga sp. Cy-1792 genome carries:
- the katG gene encoding catalase/peroxidase HPI: MESNDISKCPFHGAKKQAVAGGGTTNRDWWPEQLKLNVLRQHAPSSDPMDKDFDYAEAFKQLDLEAVKKDLHALMTDSQDWWPADFGHYGPLFIRMAWHSAGTYRVGDGRGGAGAGQQRFAPLNSWPDNVSLDKARRLLWPIKQKYGRNLSWADLLILTGNIALESMGFKTFGFAGGRPDVWEPDTDVYWGAETTWLGGDIRYAGGDEGVVKDGGVVIADDKGDGQMHGRNLENPLAAVQMGLIYVNPEGPDGNPDPIAAAKDIRDTFGRMAMNDEETVALIAGGHSFGKTHGAAPADHVGKEPEAAGLEEQGLGWRNSYGSGVGADAITSGLEVTWTKTPTQWSNNFFENLFAYEYELTKSPAGANQWVAKDADDIIPFAFDASKKHKPTMLTTDLSLRFDPAYEKISRHFLENPDAFADAFARAWFKLTHRDMGPRARYLGKDVPSEVLIWQDPIPAVDHPLVDSKDAEALKAKVLASGLTVPQLVSTAWASASTFRGSDKRGGANGARIRLAPQKDWEVNNPVQLSNVLDKLEAIQQEFNKAQTGGKKISIADLIVLAGNVAVEKAAKDAGTNITVPFTPGRMDATQEQTDVESVGHLERVADGFRNYRKRYSRLVSTEALLVDKAQLLTLSVPEMTVLVGGMRVLNTNADGSANGVFTKNPGTLTNDFFVNLLDMNTAWKAASEDKERYQGYDRKTGKPNWTGTRADLVFGSNSELRAVAEVYGSGDAKEKFVKDFVAAWTKVMNLDRFDVKK